The Agromyces marinus genome window below encodes:
- a CDS encoding SulP family inorganic anion transporter — MTAPARPTASGDPGRDSAAARRRDPNTVLAALRSPRLLTREALAGLVVALALIPEAISFSIIAGVDPRLGLFSSFVMAVSIAFLGGRPAMITAATGAVALVIAPVAREYGIEYFIATVILAGLFQLALGLAGVAKLMRFIPRSVMVGFVNALAILIFAAQVPQLVGVPWLVYPLVAAGILIMVGLPRLTKAVPAPLIAIVAITVLVVSAGWQVPTVGDQGDLPQSLPELFIPDVPLTWDTFAIIAPYALAMALVGLMESLMTAKLVDDITDTRSNKTRESLGQGVANVLSGLFGGMGGCAMIGQTMINVKVSGARTRISTFLAGVFLLVLVLVLGDLVAIIPMAALVAVMIMVSVATFDWHSIRWSTLRRMPKSETAVMVATVAVVVATHNLAIGVIVGVVVAMVAFARRVAHFATVTRRVALDEPVPTAYYTVEGELFFASSNDLTTQFAYADDPERVVIDMSRSHIWDASTVAALDAITTKYDHHGVRVVIEGLNEASSEMHQRLAGRLGAGH; from the coding sequence ATGACCGCGCCCGCACGCCCCACCGCCTCCGGCGACCCCGGCCGTGACTCGGCCGCCGCACGCCGCCGCGACCCGAACACCGTGCTCGCCGCACTGCGCAGCCCGCGACTGCTGACCCGCGAAGCGCTCGCAGGCCTCGTCGTCGCGCTCGCGCTCATCCCCGAGGCGATCTCGTTCTCGATCATCGCGGGCGTCGACCCACGGCTCGGACTGTTCTCGTCGTTCGTCATGGCCGTCTCGATCGCCTTCCTCGGCGGCCGTCCGGCGATGATCACCGCCGCGACCGGCGCGGTCGCGCTCGTGATCGCCCCCGTCGCCCGCGAGTACGGCATCGAGTACTTCATCGCGACCGTGATCCTCGCCGGCCTCTTCCAGCTGGCACTCGGGCTCGCGGGCGTCGCGAAGCTCATGCGGTTCATCCCCCGCAGCGTCATGGTCGGCTTCGTCAACGCCCTCGCGATCCTCATCTTCGCGGCGCAGGTCCCGCAGTTGGTCGGCGTGCCGTGGCTGGTCTATCCGCTCGTCGCGGCGGGGATCCTGATCATGGTCGGGCTGCCGCGCCTGACGAAGGCGGTTCCGGCACCGCTCATCGCGATCGTCGCGATCACCGTCCTCGTCGTCTCGGCCGGGTGGCAGGTGCCGACCGTCGGCGACCAGGGCGACCTGCCGCAGAGCCTGCCCGAACTGTTCATCCCCGACGTGCCGCTCACCTGGGACACGTTCGCGATCATCGCGCCCTACGCGCTCGCGATGGCGCTCGTCGGCCTCATGGAGTCGCTCATGACGGCCAAGCTCGTCGACGACATCACCGACACGCGCTCGAACAAGACCCGGGAGTCGCTCGGACAGGGCGTGGCGAACGTGCTCTCCGGCCTCTTCGGCGGCATGGGCGGGTGCGCGATGATCGGCCAGACCATGATCAACGTCAAGGTCTCGGGCGCCCGCACGCGCATCTCGACGTTCCTCGCGGGAGTGTTCCTGCTCGTGCTCGTCCTCGTGCTCGGCGACCTCGTCGCGATCATCCCCATGGCCGCGCTCGTCGCGGTCATGATCATGGTCTCGGTCGCGACGTTCGACTGGCACTCGATCCGGTGGTCGACCCTGCGACGCATGCCGAAGTCGGAGACGGCCGTGATGGTCGCCACGGTCGCGGTCGTCGTCGCCACGCACAACCTCGCGATCGGCGTCATCGTCGGCGTCGTGGTGGCGATGGTCGCGTTCGCCCGTCGCGTCGCGCACTTCGCGACGGTGACGCGTCGCGTCGCCCTCGACGAGCCCGTGCCGACCGCGTACTACACCGTCGAGGGCGAGCTGTTCTTCGCCTCGTCGAACGACCTCACGACGCAGTTCGCCTACGCCGACGACCCCGAGCGGGTCGTGATCGACATGTCGCGCTCGCACATCTGGGACGCATCGACCGTGGCGGCGCTCGACGCGATCACGACCAAGTACGACCACCACGGCGTACGCGTCGTCATCGAGGGGCTCAACGAGGCGAGCTCCGAGATGCACCAGCGCCTGGCCGGCCGCCTCGGCGCCGGGCACTGA